A window from Kluyveromyces lactis strain NRRL Y-1140 chromosome E complete sequence encodes these proteins:
- the URB1 gene encoding Urb1p (similar to uniprot|P34241 Saccharomyces cerevisiae YKL014C URB1 Nucleolar protein required for the normal accumulation of 25S and 5.8S rRNAs associated with the 27SA2 pre-ribosomal particle proposed to be involved in the biogenesis of the 60S ribosomal subunit): MNNDDGSMLGTRKRKWKQNLPSVSNVSSGLFDDLQILINGIDLLNVDVSNNYRPVAEFFQKGLAVQCTQGWSYYAQVNEHAKFAETTIKLKKLIAILNSNTSVVQYGSVIIRDILNNYCKVLYRGINNLRPSITNSVFGLMTEIVQFNKGQFVDEFLSYFDLTLVALLKVLNPRKLDNPDIEATRKSTHISMRSNFVKFWITLVKNAPAVLRKDILSDNQKIMTAWVKNMVKMDSVELIEESLHLFIDCILKETSFRKMTKSKILNEFVVNRLHEFYYSPNKAIVSLIDEFFQIYGGDTDFGVVFTDKTSWFEDSSNLKSGVPVVINQKVFKLHNKLLYTTLTFFKPWEDDTQCNTVIKILGNVPELVAPYSTYVSSMGSHDPKMTAYWFGMTLFLGRMINLPIPEYVETVDSDSLPSTTIVVESIIPSTLTKTALTKCLQNKVNLIRQMGSQLLVFSLKKLDKVLDLYNEKGWDNSKAMLLNAYFSYLPDLPVLTTVLNILYTESPTNKILPLSLTVILNYYSKIFPNFFNVNLPASNIYVDIMKSDQFSGMDLVILDNFMKFQELNNSQIKWWNASNNENSLFTSLLRLASSKNASSIVTSRISNLLFNLVQFSNIFKMKELISSPISALINSLSLLSSTGSSFSTSEHMKILKLLDEAISRCHKTPYKYVDMARQYENLSPFLLTLVEQWKFVQIDNPKESVIVKWLLIFFRNMLVLGESEVGIRNLLSNVESIPHNLVELYLSFTDEIIKKVSSPEYLLFSNDSTSSYDHILLQYSPKLSKMSRFPVNSFDVAAIIFRLKKTMSGSLLSTQVQETIDNLLSKVGNYALGDMKFKKRVVKKSYFSHLFDGELPNIDSDSFDLFLYVVNGLQQIYSQLDIEYDEFSKYAFDLFKTIAASEKSQRRTIALGVLSEIVSAEDVIKCLHMIDNYSETVCRQLLQRCLVENVIVDVEIFTKILEVATSDIQKLLQQILDFKLVKIEIVDVTKLASSIIGKEAFFIESCMRIKGLTNSLSNQYSEIPDPTTKIIIATHLQKETDREAIMEAINIAMENLNSASGYKLSASLALLTTHHSLLDTGNIEQATKFITEHKMKYTADGAAFIMAVDRYEDNNVRTWLNKLFLYITKYLAEKPVLSESFAKILETTKKFMTKSSADLWKLVKPSILNAQLEVVSSSIWVKNDVLMEYYNVLLLKADKSSVNSNQILQLLLNNDSLVYLNEKGSKYSKLLTTSALYQLFFMDVTENSNIALQNKLLEFYSGSITTSDILLLSMLDKMESIVGQSWTNEIVSWEFVDSLREIEIELIGPLKLITKEKEGLVVTISMNDISNTLNNFPSHRPRPDSFQTGTTEEKWNKLQNLYKAEVASLGENHSTIYDPLFVMLCLVNCDEFVRKSSEEDSSKYFYNVKKFVDNRILQLAVASLSLDDDTVFVAKSILEGLLFSIEESSQFKDRRIYEVLITKILYTVEKPSLEIGDKNFTPLPPMVWITISRICDLLIQPSSEIYEKAYRWVLSSPFIKNNELPLLQAVLFTDNDSFDDSENFYKYLSWILQTINMGLKLPADLKLLRANNCFEWLMNMQNSPYLHIRLKTLIQEILYRIQLIDGGEPLLISGYASLAYGDCEKNSLLKNLAESENTWLKNTKNNKSFRNMLVDKQQLVNNLELSTRRVIIAQEDERISDWMDHDELNAAKRICK, translated from the coding sequence ATGAATAACGACGACGGCTCCATGTTAGGGACcagaaaaaggaaatggaAACAGAACCTTCCAAGTGTTAGTAATGTGAGCAGTGGTTTATTTGATGACCTGCAGATTCTTATCAACGGTATTGATTTACTCAATGTTGATGTTTCCAATAATTACCGCCCTGTAGCTGAGTTTTTCCAAAAGGGACTTGCTGTGCAATGCACACAAGGTTGGTCATATTATGCACAGGTGAATGAACATGCTAAGTTTGCTGAAACTACTATAAAGCTCAAAAAACTAATTGCCATTTTGAATTCGAATACCAGTGTTGTGCAATACGGATCCGTTATTATCCGTGATATACTTAATAATTACTGTAAAGTTCTTTACAGAGGTATCAATAATCTGCGTCCTTCGATAACGAATTCAGTATTTGGGTTAATGACAGAGATTGTACAGTTTAATAAAGGCCAGTtcgttgatgaatttttgtCATATTTCGATTTGACGTTGGTAGCATTGttgaaggttttgaatCCAAGAAAGCTTGATAACCCAGATATTGAAGCTACTAGGAAATCAACTCACATCTCTATGAGGTCCAACTTCGTTAAATTTTGGATAACACTAGTTAAGAACGCACCGGCGGTACTAAGGAAGGATATTCTCAGTGACAATCAGAAAATTATGACCGCGTGGGTTAAGAATATGGTTAAAATGGACTCTGTTGAACTTATCGAGGAATCTCTACATCTATTTATTGATTGCATTCTAAAAGAAACGAGTTTTAGGAAGATGACCAAGAGTAAGATTTTAAATGAGTTCGTTGTGAATAGGTTGCATGAGTTTTACTATTCTCCAAATAAAGCCATTGTTTCCTTGATAgatgaattctttcaaatctatGGTGGCGATACGGACTTTGGTGTCGTATTTACCGACAAAACTTCTTGGTTTGAGGATAGTTCAAACTTGAAGTCAGGCGTTCCTGTGGTAATTAACCAGAAGGTATTCAAGTTACACAACAAGTTATTATACACCACATTAACATTTTTTAAGCCATGGGAAGATGATACACAATGTAATACAGTCATAAAAATTTTAGGTAACGTCCCAGAGTTGGTGGCTCCTTACTCAACGTACGTGTCATCTATGGGATCACATGACCCAAAGATGACAGCTTATTGGTTTGGTATGACATTGTTTTTGGGTAGAATGATCAATCTTCCCATTCCAGAATACGTCGAAACAGTAGATTCTGATAGTCTTCCATCCACAACAATTGTCGTGGAGTCGATTATTCCTTCTACTTTAACGAAAACAGCTCTTACGAAATGTCTGCAAAACAAAGTAAATCTAATCAGACAGATGGGAAGTCAATTGTTGGTattttcattgaagaaattggatAAAGTGCTGGACTTGTACAACGAAAAGGGATGGGATAATTCAAAGGCAATGCTCTTAAATGCTTATTTTTCGTACTTGCCAGATTTACCCGTTTTGACGACAGTTTTGAATATCTTATACACGGAATCCCCAACTAACAAAATTTTACCTTTGTCCTTAACCGTTATCCTCAATTACTATAGTAAAATATTCccaaacttcttcaacgtcAATTTACCAGCTAGCAACATATATGTTGATATTATGAAAAGTGATCAATTTTCAGGAATGGATTTGGTTATCCTTGATAATTTCATGAAGTTCCAGGAACTAAATAACTCCCAAATCAAGTGGTGGAATGCCTCAAATAACGAAAACTCTCTATTCACATCGCTTTTAAGGCTCGCATCTTCGAAAAACGCTTCATCAATCGTCACTTCTAGAATATCGAATTTACTATTCAATTTGGTACAGTTCAGtaatattttcaagatgaaaGAGCTAATAAGTTCTCCAATTTCAGCTTTAATTAATAGTTTATCGCTTTTGTCAAGTACTGGTTCCTCTTTTTCCACCTCGGAGCACatgaagattttgaaactATTGGATGAAGCCATTTCTAGATGTCATAAGACTCCGTATAAGTATGTTGATATGGCAAGGCAATATGAGAATCTATCACCTTTCCTTTTGACACTTGTTGAACAATGGAAATTTGTCCAAATTGATAACCCAAAAGAGTCAGTTATCGTCAAGTGGTTACTTATATTTTTCAGAAATATGCTGGTGCTAGGAGAGTCTGAAGTAGGTATTAGAAATCTACTTTCTAACGTTGAAAGTATACCTCATAATCTTGTCGAATTGTACTTATCCTTTACTGACGAGATCATTAAGAAAGTATCATCTCCGGAATAccttttgttttcaaatgattcaacTTCTAGCTATGATCACATTTTGTTGCAATATTCCCCGAAGTTAAGCAAAATGAGCAGATTCCCTGTGAATTCTTTTGATGTAGCTGCTATTATTTTCCGTCTAAAGAAAACGATGTCAGGCAGTTTACTTTCTACGCAGGTACAGGAAACTATTGATAACCTATTGTCCAAGGTGGGTAATTATGCATTAGGTGATATGAAGTTTAAGAAACGTGTCGTTAAGAAAAGTTATTTTTCTCATTTGTTTGATGGTGAGTTGCCTAATATAGACAGCGATTCATTTGACTTATTCTTATACGTTGTTAATGGCCTTCAACAAATTTATAGTCAGCTCGATATTGAGTATGATGAATTCAGCAAATATGCCTTTGATTTATTCAAGACAATTGCTGCTTCTGAAAAATCACAGCGCAGAACCATTGCGCTGGGAGTTTTAAGCGAAATAGTTTCAGCCGAAGATGTTATCAAGTGTTTGCATATGATAGATAATTATTCTGAAACGGTTTGTAGGCAGTTGCTTCAAAGATGTCTAGTAGAAAATGtcattgttgatgttgagATCTTTACGAAAATCCTCGAAGTGGCGACTTCAGATATTCAGAAATtacttcaacaaattctgGATTTCAAGCTTGTTAAGATTGAGATTGTCGACGTGACTAAATTAGCTTCATCTATTATCGGAAAAGAAGCATTTTTTATAGAGTCTTGTATGAGAATTAAAGGGTTGACAAACTCTCTATCCAACCAGTACTCAGAGATTCCGGATCCAACTACCAAGATTATAATTGCGACGCATTTGCAGAAGGAAACAGATAGAGAAGCTATTATGGAAGCAATAAACATAGCTATGGAAAACTTGAACAGCGCTTCAGGTTATAAATTGTCAGCATCCTTGGCCTTGTTAACCACTCACCACAGCTTATTGGATACTGGCAATATTGAACAAGCCACTAAATTTATCACCGAACATAAGATGAAATATACAGCAGATGGTGCAGCCTTCATCATGGCTGTAGATCGTTATGAGGACAATAATGTGAGGACGTGGTTGAACAAGCTTTTCTTATACATCACAAAATACCTTGCTGAAAAACCAGTGTTATCTGAGAGCTTTGCAAAGATTCTTGAAACAACTAAGAAGTTTATGACTAAATCATCTGCAGATTTGTGGAAATTAGTGAAGCCATCCATTCTTAATGCCCAGCTAGAGGTAGTTTCTTCAAGCATCTGGGTTAAGAATGATGTTTTAATGGAGTACTATAATGTGCTGTTGCTGAAAGCCGATAAATCATCTGTCAACTCGAATCAGATATTACAGCTACTTTTAAACAACGATTCTCTTGtttatttgaatgaaaagGGCTCCAAATATAGTAAACTTTTAACTACTTCAGCTCTCTATCAATTATTCTTCATGGACGTTACcgaaaattcaaacattgCCCTACAAAATAAACTTTTAGAATTCTACAGCGGATCGATAACTACATCAGACATTCTTTTGCTATCCATGTTGGACAAAATGGAATCCATTGTCGGACAATCATGGACTAACGAGATAGTGAGTTGGgaatttgttgattctCTTCGCgagattgaaattgaattaaTTGGGCCTTTAAAGTTGATAACAAAGGAGAAAGAAGGGTTGGTTGTTACAATTAGTATGAATGATATATCAAACACTTTGAATAATTTTCCTTCGCATCGCCCAAGGCCCGATTCGTTCCAAACTGGtacaacagaagaaaaatggaacaaaCTCCAAAACCTGTACAAGGCGGAAGTTGCTTCTTTGGGAGAAAATCATTCTACTATATACGATCCATTGTTTGTTATGCTATGTTTGGTTAATTGTGACGAGTTCGTCAGAAAATCCTCGGAAGAAGATTCATCTAAGTACTTTTACAACGTCAAAAAATTCGTTGATAATAGGATTTTACAGTTGGCTGTCGCATCTTTGTCATTGGATGATGATACGGTGTTTGTTGCTAAATCTATACTTGAAGGGCTGTTATTCTCCATTGAAGAATCAAGTCAATTTAAGGACAGACGTATCTATGAGGTGCTTATTACTAAAATATTATACACTGTAGAAAAACCATCATTGGAAATTGGTGATAAAAATTTTACCCCTCTTCCTCCCATGGTATGGATCACAATATCCCGTATTTGTgatcttttgattcaacCTTCCTCAGAAATCTACGAGAAGGCTTATCGCTGGGTTCTAAGCTCCCCctttatcaaaaacaatgaaTTGCCATTGCTACAGGCTGTTTTGTTCACTGATAACGATTCATTTGATGACTCTGAAAACTTTTACAAATATCTGTCATGGATTCTACAGACAATCAACATGGGTTTAAAGCTGCCAGCTGATCTCAAATTACTCAGAGCTAACAATTGCTTTGAATGGTTAATGAATATGCAAAATTCTCCTTACTTGCATATCCGTTTGAAGACCTTGATCCAAGAAATTTTGTACCGTATCCAACTAATTGACGGTGGTGAACCATTGTTAATATCTGGTTATGCATCGCTGGCATATGGTGACTGTGAAAAAAATAGCCTCTTAAAGAACTTAGCCGAAAGTGAAAATACTTGGTTGAAGAATACCAAAAATAATAAGAGCTTCCGTAACATGCTTGTTGATAAACAACAGCTAGTCAATAATCTGGAATTGTCCACACGTAGAGTTATTATTGCTCAGGAGGATGAAAGAATATCGGATTGGATGGACCACGACGAACTTAATGCTGCCAAAAGAATTTGTAAATAA
- the INA22 gene encoding Ina22p (similar to uniprot|P40576 Saccharomyces cerevisiae YIR024C (putative) involved in cell cycle control) codes for MFAHRFLKVSRRAYSEVATNATNGAKKSRFDKSAIKPLISLLIFGSVLTSVSAQQQRHADMVRRYEMKIKILQDLIDRTKQGDFNYNAEKELELVNKLFARHELGNSVDLEREAKMIRERAAKEIIDRERVIKGMNSQIEEESLEDIFQDIMKDIDQPNSSIAAPTKKLDSDSMKKGSDDIIVDKEWLDYERQREQKRLAFKPSTEKHVIVENPGEYNIAAEETKVKRFL; via the coding sequence ATGTTCGCACATAGGTTTTTGAAAGTCTCAAGAAGAGCGTATTCAGAAGTTGCAACCAATGCAACCAACGGCGCAAAGAAGTCCAGATTTGATAAGTCAGCTATTAAACCATTAATTTCACTATTGATATTCGGATCTGTGTTAACAAGTGTTTCAGCCCAACAGCAGAGACATGCTGATATGGTTAGAAGATATGAGATGAAGATTAAGATTCTACAGGATTTGATCGACCGTACGAAGCAAGGCGATTTCAATTACAATGCGGAGAAGGAACTAGAATTAGTTAACAAGCTATTCGCTCGTCATGAGCTGGGTAATTCTGttgatttggaaagagaAGCTAAGATGATACGTGAACGTGCGGCCAAAGAGATTATTGATCGTGAAAGGGTAATAAAAGGCATGAATTcacaaattgaagaagaatcacTGGAAGATATCTTTCAGGATATCATGAAAGATATCGATCAACCAAATAGCAGCATCGCAGCTCCGACGAAAAAATTAGATAGTGATTCTATGAAGAAGGGTTCTGACGATATTATTGTAGATAAGGAATGGCTAGATTATGAGAGACAAAGAGAACAGAAAAGATTAGCATTCAAACCTTCTACTGAGAAGCATGTTATCGTAGAGAACCCTGGTGAATACAACATCGcagcagaagaaactaaaGTCAAGAGATTTTTGTAG
- the DAL81 gene encoding Dal81p (similar to uniprot|P21657 Saccharomyces cerevisiae YIR023W DAL81 Positive regulator of genes in multiple nitrogen degradation pathways contains DNA binding domain but does not appear to bind the dodecanucleotide sequence present in the promoter region of many genes involved in allantoin catabolism) encodes MSGSAASVNGGDSLWKADSSEDVDSGTGNPEDAGNSIRTGKETTSVEAGSASASSSPRNINLKNKVSGTNTTSGNGGNLNAVVDNGDDDNDNAREENEERDNIGGFKNHNNSMLNFNDDYTSILNNLTNGNNSSPDKIQSQPQQQDKSSSGMDKGSLDMLLQHYQELLNRSNSSANSPQFVPSSGTNGAPSPNVSVRTQNTLTEKPCDHCRRRRTKCIVPPESDSCVPCDTKGIKCTFSELPSGKVAADVLQKQMNKRDRVDENINVHELLKRTKFSNNNQNKNSNTNINNSNPNSNNNNNNINNNINNAGGNNSNSNTPNNELTSDSANNLPIQYYNDAIQNWYKSQTSYEQPPYPYQRNASEFNNGAAQKASPSSLYAFNQFNYGMNSGQPQQQQPLTSGQQSIQRQINYAQSSIQYPRSSYFVGPTSIFDINLINHMKLDKIEQVQLSKNVALRKVSPNAQFILRDDFNQELYLKQERDIDLVEKLVHPHGKILVEIFFKLIHPYFPILHERVFLEKYSRSYRELTAPILASIYSLALQWWDFHPQLIGFPKPDVANQLNDIALKTFYEVFERPKLSIVQAGLLILHCRSECPNNWVLCSEVVALSEELGLGVDCQDWRLPRWERGLRRRLAWAVWAQDKWTALLESRNSHLILGRNWMVKLLTEDDFPDKSPIITSSQRNKQPSHRPLGPIGNSSILDISPTDEDFNSGKLLFRQMVSLSIILGEIMDTFYTIGAIKTTTKIEHVLKLAKPLQLKLREWYHSLPHKLSMSNYTPGSYNSNATLTLAYFSAEITLHRKIISTLSPDSPPELVPVCRTAAKTRLIAAIEFIRDLKTEHINSFWYTSSTGNLALIGTFSALLYVTAPTKDEALVFRDCLRNYIWILRMSSRSFERAGNALDRIHMLLTQIPGLLTDEPATQPFVPPKSQSPYNPSSSYNPPNPPSNQHSHPQQQQQQQPGPSQQPFFNSQSPYFGSPHASFDNLNNSAFKQLKNLPPEILQGLTSLQANMPGIPSASFTELNELLEAHSKTPKTQSTNISSHSSEPPSQEKSPQRSIPLVINDKMKGNKNPITPSSATGTTHSHESPRKDLKKSPPRSEVRPKINTPSNGSAPLEEKDVVHDDTKVTNEVKF; translated from the coding sequence ATGAGTGGAAGCGCAGCATCCGTTAATGGTGGTGACTCTCTCTGGAAGGCCGattcttctgaagatgTGGATTCTGGTACAGGGAACCCTGAGGACGCTGGGAACAGTATTAGAACTGGTAAGGAGACCACTTCAGTTGAAGCAGGTTCGGCGTCTGCGTCGAGCTCTCCAAGAAACATTAACTTGAAGAATAAGGTTTCGGGTACCAATACTACTAGTGGTAATGGCGGTAACTTAAATGCTGTAGTTGATAATGgcgatgatgataatgataatgcGCGTGAAGAGAATGAAGAACGTGATAATATTGGTGGGTTTAAAAATCATAATAACTCCatgttgaatttcaatgatgatTATACGAGTATTCTGAATAATCTGACTAACGGTAATAATAGTAGTCCGGATAAAATACAGTCTCAGCCACAGCAGCAAGATAAGAGTTCTTCAGGGATGGACAAAGGGTCGTTGGATATGTTATTGCAACATTATCAAGAATTATTGAACAGATCTAACAGCTCAGCGAATTCTCCACAGTTTGTCCCATCAAGCGGTACAAATGGTGCACCATCTCCTAACGTTTCTGTAAGGACACAAAATACGCTAACAGAGAAGCCATGTGATCATTGTAGGAGGAGACGCACGAAATGTATCGTTCCCCCTGAATCCGACAGTTGTGTTCCATGTGATACGAAGGGGATCAAGTGTACATTCTCGGAGTTACCGAGTGGGAAAGTGGCGGCGGATGTGCTACAAAAACAGATGAACAAACGTGATAGAGTGGATGAGAACATAAATGTGCatgaattgttgaaacGTACTAAGTTTAGCAATaataatcaaaataaaaacagtAACACAAATATTAATAACAGTAACCCtaatagtaataataataacaataatatcaacaatAATATTAACAACGCCGGTGGTAATAATAGCAACAGTAACACGCCTAATAATGAGCTTACCAGTGATAGCGCTAACAATCTGCCGATACAATACTACAATGACGCAATTCAGAATTGGTACAAATCTCAGACAAGTTATGAACAACCTCCATATCCCTATCAAAGGAATGCGTCAGAGTTCAACAACGGTGCAGCACAAAAGGCATCCCCCTCGTCACTTTATGCTTTCAATCAGTTCAATTACGGAATGAACTCAGGTCAAccacaacagcagcaaccGCTAACTTCTGGTCAACAGAGCATACAACGTCAAATTAATTATGCTCAGTCTTCCATTCAATATCCCAGGTCTTCCTATTTTGTGGGCCCGACATCCATCTTCGATATTAATCTAATCAATCACATGAAACTAGACAAGATTGAGCAAGTGCAATTATCAAAAAATGTCGCACTACGCAAGGTATCTCCCAATGCACAGTTCATCTTAAGAGACGATTTTAATCAAGAACTTTACTTGAAGCAAGAACGTGATATAGATTTAGTGGAAAAACTAGTGCATCCTCATGGTAAAATATTGgttgaaattttctttAAACTGATTCATCCTTACTTTCCCATTCTACACGAACGAGTATTTTTGGAGAAGTACTCAAGATCTTATCGTGAACTCACGGCGCCAATTCTTGCATCCATTTATTCCCTAGCTTTACAATGGTGGGATTTCCACCCGCAATTGATTGGTTTTCCTAAACCAGATGTTGCgaatcaattgaatgatATTGCATTAAAAACTTTCTACGAGGTGTTTGAAAGACCCAAATTAAGCATTGTCCAAGCAGGTTTACTAATTTTGCATTGTCGTAGTGAATGTCCCAACAATTGGGTACTATGTTCGGAAGTTGTTGCTTTGTCAGAGGAACTTGGCCTCGGTGTTGATTGTCAAGACTGGAGATTACCTCGCTGGGAACGTGGACTACGAAGGCGATTAGCATGGGCCGTCTGGGCTCAAGATAAATGGACAGCCCTTCTGGAATCTAGGAATTCGCATCTAATTTTAGGTCGGAACTGGATGGTTAAGCTTCTTACAGAAGACGACTTCCCTGATAAATCGCCAATAATAACCAGTAGTCAACGCAATAAACAACCGTCGCATAGGCCTCTAGGTCCCATTGGGAACTCTTCCATACTTGACATTTCACCAACTGATGAAGACTTCAATAGTGGAAAACTACTGTTCAGACAAATGGTGTCCTTAAGCATTATTTTGGGAGAAATCATGGATACCTTTTATACAATTGGTGCTATTAAGACAACAACTAAGATCGAACATGTTTTAAAATTGGCAAAACCTTTACAATTAAAGTTAAGAGAATGGTATCATTCCTTGCCGCACAAATTATCGATGAGTAACTACACACCAGGTAGTTATAACAGTAATGCAACTTTAACACTTGCATACTTTTCTGCGGAAATTACTTTGCACAGAAAAAtcatttcaacattatcGCCAGATTCACCTCCTGAACTGGTTCCAGTTTGTAGAACGGCTGCCAAGACGAGGCTAATAGCTGCTATTGAGTTTATCCGTGACTTGAAAACAGAACATATCAATTCATTCTGGTATACAAGTTCCACTGGTAACTTGGCGCTCATTGGAACTTTTTCGGCGCTTTTATACGTGACCGCTCCTACTAAAGATGAAGCATTAGTTTTTAGAGACTGCTTGCGTAACTATATTTGGATTTTAAGAATGTCATCTAGGAGTTTTGAAAGAGCTGGTAATGCATTGGATAGAATTCATATGTTGTTGACGCAAATTCCAGGTCTGTTAACTGATGAACCAGCTACCCAACCATTTGTTCCACCTAAGTCGCAATCACCTTACAATCCTTCATCGAGTTACAACCCACCGAATCCACCATCTAACCAGCACTCTCATCcacagcagcagcagcagcaacagccAGGGCCTTCTCAACAGCCATTTTTCAACTCACAAAGTCCATATTTCGGCTCACCTCATGCGAGCTTTGACAATTTAAACAATTCCGCTTTcaagcaattgaaaaatctaCCTCCAGAAATTTTGCAAGGCTTAACCAGTTTACAGGCAAACATGCCTGGCATTCCTTCTGCTTCATTTACTGAGTTGAATGAATTACTTGAGGCACATTCGAAAACGCCAAAGACTCAAAGTACAAATATATCAAGCCACTCTTCAGAACCTCCTTCCCAGGAGAAATCTCCTCAGAGATCTATCCCTTTGGTTATCAATGATAAGATGAAGGGAAACAAGAATCCCATTACACCATCTAGTGCTACTGGAACAACTCACTCCCATGAAAGTCCTCGTaaggatttgaaaaagagTCCACCAAGAAGTGAAGTGAGACCCAAAATTAATACTCCTTCTAATGGCAGTGCTCCCCTCGAAGAAAAGGATGTGGTCCATGATGATACAAAGGTCACAAATGAAGTTAAGTTCTGA
- the ARC19 gene encoding Arc19p (highly similar to uniprot|P33204 Saccharomyces cerevisiae YKL013C ARC19 Subunit of the ARP2/3 complex which is required for the motility and integrity of cortical actin patches): MSQSLRPYLTAVRYSLQAALNLSNFSSQEVERHNRPEVEVDNTSAELLLQPMHIARNEHEQVLIEPSVNSVRMSIKVKQADEIEQILVHKFTSFLEQRAENFYVLRRVPVPGYSISFLITNKHTETMITEKLIEFIIDFMEEVDKEISEMKLFLNARARFAAEAYLEQFVY, encoded by the coding sequence ATGTCTCAATCGCTACGTCCATACTTAACAGCAGTGCGTTACTCATTGCAAGCTGCTTTGAATCTATCAAACTTCTCCTCTCAAGAAGTGGAAAGACACAACAGACCTGAGGTCGAAGTGGACAATACAAGTGCAGAACTTCTATTACAACCTATGCATATCGCACGTAATGAACACGAACAAGTTCTAATCGAACCAAGTGTCAACTCCGTCCGTATGAGTATTAAAGTGAAACAAGCAGATGagattgaacaaatttTGGTACACAAATTCACCAGTTTCCTCGAACAAAGAGCAGAGAATTTTTACGTGCTAAGACGTGTCCCAGTGCCTGGGTATAgtatctctttcttgatcaCAAATAAACACACCGAGACTATGATTACCGAGAAATTGATCGAATTCATCATCGACTTCATGGAAGAGGTCGACAAAGAAATCTCtgaaatgaaattgttcttgaacGCCAGAGCTAGATTCGCAGCAGAAGCGTACTTGGAACAATTCGTCTACTAG